From Methylobacterium radiodurans, a single genomic window includes:
- a CDS encoding DUF6766 family protein, translated as MARFLKDNGLTLAFFGLFLICIGGQAISGYALQTEDPAGQSRSSGLIAYLADPGFLKGVFSNWQAALLQLLVLIVFSVFLRQRGASHSRKPDDEAAAQGPRPGAPDRVGRPYSWTYANGLSLAFLGLFLLAFAAFFFANAASYNADRSRRGEAALDLAQSLVSADLWFQTFQTWQAEFFAMGMFLLLSIYLRQDGSAESKRLTARDDETGAVNE; from the coding sequence ATGGCGCGGTTCCTGAAGGACAACGGCCTCACACTGGCCTTCTTCGGCCTGTTCCTCATCTGCATCGGCGGGCAGGCGATCAGCGGATACGCCCTCCAGACCGAGGATCCTGCCGGCCAGTCCCGGAGTTCCGGCCTGATCGCCTATCTGGCCGATCCGGGCTTCCTGAAAGGTGTGTTCAGCAACTGGCAGGCGGCCCTGCTTCAGCTTCTGGTGCTGATCGTCTTCAGCGTGTTCCTGCGCCAGCGGGGTGCCTCGCACTCGCGCAAACCCGATGACGAGGCGGCCGCGCAGGGCCCGAGACCGGGCGCGCCCGACCGGGTGGGCCGCCCGTACTCCTGGACCTACGCCAACGGGCTGTCGCTCGCCTTCCTGGGCCTGTTCCTGCTCGCCTTCGCGGCCTTCTTCTTCGCGAACGCGGCGAGCTACAACGCCGACAGGAGCCGGCGCGGAGAGGCCGCCCTCGACCTCGCGCAATCCCTCGTCTCCGCCGATCTCTGGTTCCAGACCTTCCAGACTTGGCAGGCGGAGTTCTTCGCGATGGGCATGTTCCTGCTCCTGAGCATCTATCTCAGGCAGGACGGCTCCGCGGAGTCGAAGCGGCTCACGGCCCGGGACGACGAGACGGGCGCGGTCAACGAGTGA
- a CDS encoding phosphatidate cytidylyltransferase: protein MAGEAAPPRKAFGSRELGLRVLSGCVLAALVVSGLVLGGWAFAGIWLAAAIVGAGEWIGMSRTLPRRALLATVAVTLAALTICLEREVPFWVGLAILAGGSALCLALPHDNPGRLRALGALTGGAVVALVPPALRDAPEIGILGPAWMFAVVWATDIVAYFTGRTFGGPKLMPAVSPKKTWSGALGGLAGAVVAGTALVALARQQGWSPLADTNLALVALVSAVSSVLSQAGDLLESALKRHYGVKDSGRSIPGHGGVMDRLDGFFAVALLAGLYLAARHLAA, encoded by the coding sequence ATGGCGGGAGAGGCGGCACCGCCGCGAAAGGCCTTCGGCAGCCGGGAACTCGGTCTGCGCGTCCTCTCAGGATGCGTGCTGGCCGCGCTCGTCGTCTCAGGGTTGGTGCTCGGCGGCTGGGCCTTCGCGGGAATCTGGCTCGCGGCGGCGATCGTCGGCGCTGGCGAGTGGATCGGCATGAGCCGCACCCTGCCGCGCCGGGCGCTCCTCGCCACCGTCGCGGTCACACTGGCCGCGCTCACGATCTGCCTGGAGCGGGAAGTTCCGTTCTGGGTCGGCCTCGCGATCCTCGCCGGCGGCTCGGCCCTCTGCCTCGCGCTGCCCCACGACAATCCGGGGCGCCTGCGGGCGCTCGGCGCCCTCACCGGCGGTGCCGTCGTCGCCCTGGTGCCACCGGCGCTGCGCGACGCGCCCGAGATCGGCATCCTCGGCCCGGCCTGGATGTTCGCGGTCGTCTGGGCCACCGACATCGTCGCCTATTTCACCGGCCGCACCTTCGGTGGGCCGAAGCTGATGCCCGCCGTCTCGCCGAAGAAGACGTGGTCGGGCGCGCTTGGCGGCCTCGCGGGCGCGGTGGTGGCTGGAACGGCCCTCGTGGCGCTCGCACGCCAGCAGGGCTGGAGCCCGCTCGCCGACACCAACCTCGCCCTGGTGGCGCTCGTCAGCGCCGTCTCGTCGGTGCTCAGCCAGGCAGGCGATCTCCTCGAATCCGCCCTGAAGCGGCATTACGGGGTCAAGGATTCCGGCCGGTCGATCCCCGGCCACGGCGGCGTGATGGACCGCCTCGACGGATTTTTCGCGGTGGCGCTGCTCGCCGGCCTGTACCTCGCCGCGCGGCACCTCGCCGCCTGA
- a CDS encoding TetR/AcrR family transcriptional regulator, whose amino-acid sequence MADAATLERGAGPLPAEGEKRRQILEGARRVFMASGFDGASMGEIARAAGVSKGTLYVYFDSKEALFEALTVEEKAGLAENLFRLDEADPDVRAVLTRLGASYLAMMARPEHVSIIRMVIGACEKFPRFGQAFYEAGPACGVERLKAYLDAQVVAGRLRPADTELAAKHFLQLCQAGMLTRLLFNAGASPSEDEIRHRVTEAVRVFYAGYGPAA is encoded by the coding sequence ATGGCGGACGCAGCGACACTGGAGCGGGGGGCAGGGCCTCTCCCGGCCGAGGGCGAGAAGCGCCGCCAGATCCTGGAGGGCGCGCGCCGGGTCTTCATGGCCTCGGGCTTCGACGGCGCCAGCATGGGCGAGATCGCCCGGGCGGCCGGGGTCTCGAAGGGCACCCTCTACGTCTACTTCGACAGCAAGGAGGCCCTGTTCGAGGCCCTGACGGTCGAGGAGAAGGCCGGGCTCGCCGAGAACCTGTTCCGTCTGGACGAGGCCGATCCGGACGTCCGCGCGGTGCTGACGCGCCTGGGCGCCAGCTACCTCGCCATGATGGCGCGGCCCGAGCACGTCTCGATCATCCGCATGGTGATCGGCGCCTGCGAGAAGTTTCCCCGCTTCGGGCAGGCCTTCTACGAGGCGGGGCCCGCCTGCGGGGTCGAGCGGCTGAAGGCCTATCTCGACGCGCAGGTCGTGGCCGGGCGGCTGCGGCCCGCCGACACGGAACTCGCCGCCAAGCACTTCCTGCAGCTCTGCCAGGCCGGAATGCTGACGCGGCTCCTGTTCAACGCCGGCGCGTCGCCGAGCGAGGACGAGATCCGCCACCGGGTCACGGAGGCGGTGCGGGTGTTCTACGCTGGCTACGGGCCGGCGGCGTAG
- the dxr gene encoding 1-deoxy-D-xylulose-5-phosphate reductoisomerase gives MAFTVSVLGATGSIGRSTTDLLAQHADRFRVGAVVGGRDAQALAKLAREMKAEFAALADESAGPALAEALAGSGIPNGAGESAVLEAVARDADIVVAAVSGAAGLKPTHAALRLGRTVALANKESLVCAGEAFMRDAKRYGATLLPVDSEHNALAQALGHGPVSDVAKMTITASGGPFRTWTRERIAAATAAEAAAHPTWSMGMKINIDSASLMNKGLELIEAHHLFGLGHDRLDAIVHPQSIVHGLVYWLDGAVTAGLAMPDMRVPIAHCLGLGERLTIARGRPLDLAAAGSLTFEPVDEDRFPCLRIARAALHDGGAAPTVMNAANEIAVAAFIRGEIAFYGIADLVERTCEHFSGIHRTAPEDVDAALAIDAEARAWSAQALPRLRAAG, from the coding sequence GTGGCTTTCACCGTCTCCGTGCTGGGCGCGACCGGCTCGATCGGCCGCTCGACCACCGACCTCCTCGCCCAGCACGCCGACCGCTTCCGGGTCGGCGCGGTGGTGGGCGGGCGCGACGCGCAGGCGCTTGCCAAGCTCGCCCGCGAGATGAAGGCCGAATTCGCCGCACTCGCCGACGAGTCGGCCGGCCCGGCGCTCGCCGAGGCGCTCGCCGGCTCCGGCATCCCGAACGGAGCTGGCGAGAGCGCGGTGCTGGAGGCCGTGGCGCGGGACGCCGACATCGTGGTGGCGGCGGTGAGCGGAGCGGCCGGCCTCAAGCCGACCCACGCGGCGCTCCGCCTCGGCCGCACCGTGGCGCTCGCCAACAAGGAGAGCCTCGTCTGCGCGGGCGAGGCCTTCATGCGCGACGCCAAGCGCTACGGCGCGACGCTGCTGCCGGTCGATTCCGAGCACAACGCGCTCGCCCAGGCGCTCGGCCACGGACCGGTCTCGGACGTCGCCAAGATGACGATCACGGCCTCGGGCGGCCCGTTCCGCACCTGGACGCGCGAGCGCATCGCGGCGGCCACCGCCGCGGAGGCCGCCGCCCACCCGACTTGGTCGATGGGCATGAAGATCAACATCGATTCGGCCTCCCTGATGAACAAGGGGCTGGAGTTGATCGAGGCGCACCACCTGTTCGGACTCGGCCACGACCGGCTCGACGCCATCGTCCACCCGCAATCGATCGTGCACGGGCTCGTCTACTGGCTCGACGGCGCGGTGACGGCCGGCCTCGCCATGCCGGACATGCGCGTGCCGATCGCCCACTGCCTGGGGCTCGGCGAGCGCCTGACCATCGCGCGCGGCCGGCCCCTCGACCTGGCGGCCGCGGGCAGCCTCACCTTCGAGCCGGTGGACGAGGACCGCTTTCCCTGTCTGCGGATCGCCCGGGCGGCGCTCCACGACGGCGGCGCGGCCCCGACCGTGATGAACGCGGCCAACGAGATCGCGGTAGCGGCCTTCATCCGCGGCGAGATCGCGTTCTACGGCATCGCGGATCTGGTCGAGCGCACCTGCGAGCATTTCTCGGGCATCCACCGCACCGCGCCGGAGGACGTCGACGCGGCGCTCGCCATCGACGCCGAGGCGCGCGCCTGGTCGGCGCAGGCCCTGCCGCGGCTGCGCGCGGCGGGCTGA